DNA sequence from the Cydia fagiglandana chromosome 12, ilCydFagi1.1, whole genome shotgun sequence genome:
CTCTGTTTGTCATTAAATTCGACACAAGCGCGGTGTGAGTCAGGAAGACTTTCTAAAAGCGCGGGCGAGTTGCTGGACCACTTGACTAAGTCAAATGCGCCAGCTTTGAAGAGAGATATTAACTCCTGCGACAAGCGCATAGCGGTTTCATCATTAATACACGAATGCACTAAATCATCCATGTACAATTGGGAACTAGCGACAGTTGCAGCTTCAGGGAACTGATGCTCTTCATCCAAGCAAAGCTGCTTGACAGTGCGCATAGCCATAAATGGACTTGACTTGAGCCCAAACGGAACACGCGTAAACTGAAAGGTGCGAATTTGCTCATTTTCATTGAAGCGAAACAAAATTTTCACGTATTTATAATCGTGAGACGGCAAACATATTTGCATATACATTTGACGAATGTCTGACGTCATTGCCACTGGAAACAGGCGAAAATTTAAAAGCAGAGTAAACAAATCTGCTTGAAGATTTGGACCAGTATGTAAAATGTCGTTCAGCGACTGACCAGAATGACTTTTGGCACTAGCATCCAGGACAATTCTAACACGTGACGTTGCTTTGTCAGGTCGAATTACAGCGTGGTGGGGGATGTAGTAGCCGTCATCTGTGACGTCAGATTCAGGAACCTCGACGagataattatttttcatataaTCGTCAATAACTTTGTTGCAGTCTTCACGTAGTGAAGGTATTTGCTTAAATTTCTTTTCTAGGAAAAGCAAGCGGCGATGAGCCACAGCTCGGGAATTTCCTAGCTCAGAAGAATCTTTACAGAAGGGTAAGGCAACTGTGTAACGACCGTCATCTTGGCGGGAAACGGACTTTACGTACAAGCTTTCACACTCCGTCTCCTCAGGACTGAGGAAGCGTTTGTATGGGATCTCTTCCAATTCCCAAAATTTATTTAAGCTCGACTCAAGGTCATTGCGAATCAAACCGGCGAAAGAATTATAAATATGGTCATCCTTCTGAAGATAGTCACCCTTCTGAGGATAGTCACCCATAAATACATAACCGAATGTGGTTTGCACTGCGGGGGGTGCGCACGAGCCAGACTCTATCATGTTCCCCAAGTATATGTACGGGAagatcttaaaaatataaaatcggTCAAATCAGGGATATCTAACTGCTCAAGTGCAGAGATAGACGCGGAGTACTTCTCAATGAAGTTGTTAAGACTGCTGGAATTATTTGTGCATGGCTTGAGATCGAGAATATTGTTCAAGTAATAAGTACCCAAAGCGCGTTTGTCTTGATACTTTTTGACAAGACTGTTCCAAATTATGGAGTAAGTTTCACCATTAGGCACTGTTTAATACAAAACATATAGAGTGTAAACTTAgcttaagtattatttttatatagcaaTACATTTTGTAGTTGCCTTAGAATTTGTATGTGGCAACACTCCTTCTTCTTTCTCGATCCGAACTGACCGGCACGTCCCGCGatcatttttgtaattttaattaatttagaacTCAATAAAAGTTCATTTCAACTTAAAAGCGCATTTTGTTTTCTCCATGCGCAAGTGGTCCTTCGAGGGAAAAGTATCAGTGTCCGATGTTTCGTCGAAATAGTGTTCGCGGCAAGTGCGTGCGCGAGCTGGCTGGCCATCTATACCGGCTGGAATCTCGTCGTGACAGTGCCTAGGCTGGCGCTGCTGGCCTGTAACTTCGTTCTATCTATCATAGAACGAACATCATACACGGATTGGAGAAAAGAGCATCATCAAAAACCGCAAGTAATTCGGTATAAGTCGAATTTTTCGACCACCGGCATTCTTCATTTTTCAATATAGAGTGAAGTTGGCGCGATCCGCAGCCATCTTGCGGAACTTCGCAGcggtttttgacattttgtgtCATCTGTCAAGTTTGACATTGACCttcaataaaaatcaaaacaaagtGCTATCAACGTCTCTGTGCCTTCGTTTAAAAGTGTTTGTGCCTTCGTTCgtcataaataaacatttaaatgtcTACCGAAATGgagaaattaaaaaagttacgTGTTATACGCTCACAGTGCAAAGGAACCATTACAAGAATCGACAATTTTGTCAAGGATCCCGTATGTTTGGCAGCCGCCAGCGCCGATATATTAGAGGCGCGTAAAGAGAAGCTCATTTCCACCTTAAAGGATTACGAAAAGGTGCAAATGGACATACTGAGCATTGATGAGGGCGACGGTGAACAGGTGGGAGATATTGAAGAGAAATActattccatattagcaaaaaTAAATAGTTCTCTTAAAATGTTAAATACAAAAGTGACTTCGGAGTGCCACAACGCATCCACATGTAAGTTACCCACAATTGAAATACCCTTTTACGACGGAAAGGATTTCACTAAATTCAAACCCTTTTTCGACTTATTTACTGCTGTCATTGATCAGAATAGCTCGCTGTCTGATGTGCAAAAGCTTTTTTATTTGAGAAAGTACCTACAGGACGATGCGTTGGCGGTTATTCTGAACTTGCCGTTGGTAAATGAGTCATATAAAGAAGCAATACAATTGTTAAAAAAGAGATTTGACAACAAGGCTAGATTGGTTGCAAATCACATAGGTATATTGTTAGATATTTCTAATATACAAAAGGGCACAGCGGCTTCCTTACGAACATTTGTTTCACAAATAAACCAACAGATGCATGCATTAAAAAATTTAGATGAACCCGTTGATAAATGGGACATGCTTTTAATATCAATTTTGAGTCGAAAGTTAGATCAGTTCACACACCGGGCATACCAGTTAGACCGGGACTCTGACACCATGCCTACGATGGCTGGTTTCATTGAATATTTAGAAAAGCGTGCTATAGCGCTCGAAGATAGTCATCAAAATAAACATAGTACCTACTATGATGGTGCTAACAAACATGTTAATAATAAAAGTACTTGCTATGAAGGTACTCACAAATCAATACCTAAGGTTACAAATGTGGTATCGAAGTCATTGCCGCCCTGTAGGTATTGTGATAATAAAgaccatcagatatataactgtcccatatttaaaattttacctACTGCCCAGAGGCAATCTTATGTAAATGAAAAACACATGTGTAATATATGCCTTAATAACCATGATGGTAAAtgtaaatttacttttaaatgtaaaatgtgTAAACAGGGCCACAACACATTGCTGCACCAGGAGCACAATGTGAATGTGGACAAGCCCAGGGCAAATAATGATGACAGTCAGCAGCCACTATCATCTGATGCTGGTGAGTTTGACATTGCTGTTAATACTATTTTAAATTGTGTGTCCGATAGTGGTGTTTTGCTGCCAACCATAAAGGTcaaattaattactaaaaataatgaagagGTGACATGCAAGGCATTACTGGACACTGCTTCTCAAGGCAGTTTTATTCGTTCAGATTTGGTAAGCAGGCTTGGCTTACAACCTATGATTGAGCCAAACAATATTATTGGTTTCCGTAAACAACTATGTAAAGTGAATGAGTATGTAATTTTGACTCTTCAATcttgtaaaaataatgttaaaataatattgaaatgTCATATTAGTGATGAAATTACTTCCAAACTGCCTCAAAGATCATTAGATGTATCTAAATATCATATCccaaaaaatataactttagCTGATGACACATTTTACATAACAAATGATATCCCTCTGTTGCTTGCAGCAAACATCTATTTTGCTATATTGTTGCAGGGCTGCATAAAAACTGAAAATGGACCGGTATTCCAGAATACCATGTTAGGATATATTGTCGGAGGAAGTATCCCCGAGCAAGGTATTACATGTAATATTGTAACAAATTTAGTTcataatatatctgatggtgaaaAACTGGAAAATGTAATGGAGCAATTCTGGCTCTCTGAAAAACTTCCTGAAGTGGAAAAATCTACAAATGATGAGTTTATACAAGCTGAAAAAATATTTCAGGACTCTGTATCACTTAAAGACTATAGATTTTATGTTGATATGCCATTAGCTTTCCCTATGGAAGAGTTAGACCTAGGTGACTCATTTTCTGTTGCCTATAATAGATTCATAATGTTAGAAAAAAGGTTACAAAAAGATCCTTTGTTATTTGaacaatataaaaaatttaTTGACCTATATCTGGAATTAGGACATGCAAAGATAGTTGATATTGAGGGTTATGATTTAAATGGTCCTGTGTTTTTTCTAGGACACCACTGCGTGTTCAATCCGTCGAGTCGAACCTCACCTCATCGTGTGGTCTTTGATGGATCGATGAGATCTAGAAATGGGACGTCGCTGAATCAAGTCATGCTGAACGGACCTGTTGTACAGAGTGAGCTCTTTGATATCCTTATTTTATTCAGGACTTatccctttattttaacttgtGACATTCAAAAAATGTTTCGCAATGTTTTTATAAATGAACATCAACGCGGACTTCAAAACATTTTATGGCGCGATTCGCCTAAAGACCCCATCAACTGCTTGCAACTTCAAACTGTTACATACGGTTTAAAATCGAGTACATTTTTAGCTACAAGAGCTCTAAATGAGCTAGCTAATATGCATAAGGATCAGTTTCCTTTGGCCGCTCAGgctatttataaaaatacatttgttgatGATGTGCTGACTGGCGCTGATGATGTAGAGACACTTCAAGAGCTGAAAAGGCAAATTGTAGAGCTTCTGAAGTTAGGTAGTTTCTCGTTACATAAATGGTGCTCGAACCACGCTCCAGTTTTAAGTGATATACCAGTTGAGCACAGACAAATCGATAGTGTAGAGATAGGTCAAAATGACACTGTGAAGACATTAGGTCTCACACTCGAAATAAATTCAGATAAATTGAGTTTCTCTTGCCCTGCGATCAATGAGGCAACAATACtgaatacaaaaagaaaaattctCAGCTTTATAGGGAAAATGTTTGACCCACTTGGTTTAATTGGCCCAGTAATAGTGGTGGCCAAACTATTCATGCAAGAACTCCATAGCTCTATGCGGAAAGATTGGGACTCTACAATCCCAAGTGAAAAGTTCCTATACTGGtcaaactttttaaataatttaaagcaAATgggtcaaattaaaatagaaagatGTGTAAACTTTAAATTAGTATCACATGTAGAGCTAGTAGGGTATGCCGATGCATCTCTTAAAGCTTTCGGGAGCTGTCTCTACCTAAGAGTTTTTATGACTGACAGCTCGGTTCAAGTGAACTTATTATGTTCCAAATCCCGTGTGTCCCCACTTTCTAAGTCTCACACCATACCTCAATTGGAGCTTTCTGCTGCTCTACTTTTAGCGCAATTGGCAAGTAGAGTTAGTAAGATTTTAAATGATAGAGTTCctcataaaatatttctttatagtGATTCACAAATTGTATTGTGGTGGATCAAAACAGCGGCAGTTAAAAGTACTGTATACGTAAAAAATAGAGTCAAACAAATTGTAGAGCTGACTGAAAACTCGCAATGGCTGTATGTTAGGTCAAAAGATAATCCTGCTGACTTATTATCAAGGGGAGTTGAACCACATAAGCTGCAGGAGTGTGATTTATGGTGGCATGGTTCGCCAAGTCTTTGTGATGTAAATTATACACATACAAACTTAGAAGAATTTAATTATGACGATATCATGACACATGTAGAGTCGCATGGTACTTCATTCGATGCGTCTTCTGACGATGTAGAGGGAATTTTGTGCCATACCACAAATGTAGAGCCTctagatttattaaaaaattattcTAACATTAACAAACTTCAAAAAGTGATAGgttttatttatagattttACAATAACTGCTTGAACAGAGACAACAAAATAACAAGTAGTAATTTAACTGCAAGGGAATTGCGTGACTCTATGACGAAGATTGTACGTTGTACACAGGCAGACCATTTTAGTAAAGAATTAGTCCTGCTCTCAAAAAATAAGCCTGTCACAATTAGTGATCAATTAGTATTTCTAGATAAAAATGGTATTATTAGGGCCGTGGGGAGACTGCAAAATGCAGAGAACCTGTCTTATGACAAGCGGCATCCGTCTATACTTCCAAAAAACTCCTTTGTTACCGATCTCATTATAGAACGAGAGCACTTAAGACTTATGCATGCAGGCGCTAGGCTAGTATTAGGCTCTCTATCTCAGAGACATCATCTTGTGAATGGTATTAGAGAGGTAAAAAAGGTGGTgcataaatgtataaaatgtatACGTATGAAAGCTGAAGCAGCAAAGCAGTTGATGGGAGATCTGCCTAAAGAAAGAATCACTCAGAGCAGGCCCTTTCAGCATGTAGGTATTGATTTCTGCGGTCCGTTTAACGTAAAGGTCTCTCGCATTAGGAAGCCTATTATTACAAAAGGCTACATTGCGCTTTTTGTTTGCTTTGCTGTAAAAGCGATACACTTAGAACTTGTTTCTGATCTCACGACTGAAACTTTCTTAGCATGTCTTAAACGATTTATTTCTCGGCGTGGCATGCCCACAAACATATTTTGTGACAACGCAAAAACCTTCAAGGGTGCTTGTAATACATTAAAAGACTTGTATGACCTATTTTCCTCCAAAGATTGTAGAGACTCTGTCAACAAATACTGCTCAGATAACTATATAACGTTTAATTGGATACCGAGTTATTCTCCAACGTTTGGAGGAATTTGGGAAAGTGGCGTCAAAAGTGTAAAACACCACTTTAAAAGAATAGTAGGCAATCTATGTTTGACCTACGAACAACTTAACACTGTAATCATAGAGATAGAAGGAATTTTGAACAGTAGACCTATACTATCTGCTATTTCTAATGATTGTGATTATATTACTCCTGGACACTTCATTTGTGGCGCAGCCTTGACTGCTTATCCTGAAATTGATCTCACTGAAACCTCTGTAAATCGGGTTCCATTTTGGAGAATGTGCACTAAGCTTAAGCAAGACTTTTGGAAAACCTGGTCTCAAAGTTATTTGACCCAGCTTCAAAGCCGACCAAAATGGAAATACCAGCAAACTAATTTAATGGAAGGTGATTTGGTAATTGTTAAGGATATGAACACCTCTCCATTAAATTGGCCCATGGCTCGTATTGTAAAAACGTTCCCTGGTAGGGACGGATTAGTAAGGGTAGCTGatgttaaaattaataataagatATTTCGTAGAGCCATAACTAAGTTATGTCCTTTACCTGTAATGTAGTATTAATAACTTTTCTAGTGTTTAGGTTTCTATTGGCGGGTCCACTCTTTACCTGTATGTAGTATTGCCTGGCCCCAACTATGTTTAATACAAAACATATAGAGTGTAAACTTAgcttaagtattatttttatatagcaaTACATTTTGTAGTTGCCTTAGAATTTGTATGTGGCAACACTCTCTCTTCTTTCTCGATCCGAACTGACCGGCACGTCCCGCGatcatttttgtaattttaattaatttagaacTCAATAAAAGTTCATTTCAACTTAAAAGCGCATTTTGTTTTCTCCAGGCACTATGCCAGCAGTTAACTTTAAAGCGTTATTTGTCAATTTGCTAACAAGGTATTGCACACGTTGCGCGTCGGACAACTGGTTGTTGTCATGAATGTTGGCCTTAAACATTTCATAAAATATGGGCCAATTTTCCGTCCGGCCATCGAAAGACGGCAGTTCGATAGGTGGAAGCTTAATACCCCTGAACGAGGAACCGTCGCTGCGACTCGCGGAAGCGGTTGCATTTATTTGCGGTGatgacattttaataatattattgcgaGCGCGTTTAATTGGCGAATACATATCCTCGAACGAATCTAGGGCTGCATAATCAGGTTCAGAGCCAGGAATGAGAGACATCGTATATTTGTTAATATCGTCGAGAATTGTTTCGAAATTAACGCGTAATTCTTCGATTGATTCACTATCCGCCATAAACTTCTCATTGTTTCTCGATTCGAAActtgaaatattttttgaggCATCATAGATACGCGAAACACGTTCAAAGATTTTCTCTTCCTTACTcttcaaaatttttattttattttccaacTCTGATTTAGACATGTTGGAATATAAATGcggaaattataaaaataaatgcggaaaatgtaaatgtcaaatataaaacaaaatataaacgaAATGGcggaaaatataataaataaaatatggatcaatccggctcgaaggaccaaaaATGATAGATTATCGTAGACTTTAGAATTTTGAGGAACGCGGAGACTCCGGGAGCTGAAGCCGATACTGCGATGCGGTTCAAAACAAAATTTATACTCGCAGATGACTTACCAGTTCGTCCGTCGTCCTTGTCCACGATATCCAAAGCGGTTTAGTAACTGTAGCGGGCGGAGCGGAgcgatatttatatattaacttgtaaaaatattaatcttactagctgtgcccgcggctccgcccgcgtggaattcggtttgtgtcagtaagctgctaaatatataaaaaatagtaaattacattacgctgtattattttattcaaaaaattataacatttataatttcctgcatgataatttcttaaaataattctatcttattgtttcctactttttagagcgcgatttgtagtagtccgactacgcccgactcttttagtatgagaaagtcgaagtcgcctagctttggaccgcgtgccacatacgtcgggcaattcccgactcttttagtatgagggcgccgaaggagcccggctttagaacgcattcagcgcgccacgtgcgtcagtccgacgctttgagtataagggtgccttcggctcccaactttggcaagcgtacagcgtgtcacgtacgtcgggttacgcccgacgctttgagtatgagggaggcgcccggctttggaacgcgtacagcgtattacgtacgtcggtctacgctcgacacttttagtatgaggacgcgaaggcgcccggctttggaacgcgtacagcgtgccacgtgcgtcaggcgtagcccgacgctttgagtatgagggtgccttcggcgcccaagtttggcaagcgtacagcgtgtcacttACGTcaggttacgcccgacgctttgagtatgagggaggcgcccggctttggaacgcgtacagcgt
Encoded proteins:
- the LOC134669616 gene encoding uncharacterized protein LOC134669616 isoform X4, which gives rise to MSTEMEKLKKLRVIRSQCKGTITRIDNFVKDPVCLAAASADILEARKEKLISTLKDYEKVQMDILSIDEGDGEQGHNTLLHQEHNVNVDKPRANNDDSQQPLSSDAGLHKN
- the LOC134669616 gene encoding uncharacterized protein LOC134669616 isoform X1; its protein translation is MSTEMEKLKKLRVIRSQCKGTITRIDNFVKDPVCLAAASADILEARKEKLISTLKDYEKVQMDILSIDEGDGEQGCIKTENGPVFQNTMLGYIVGGSIPEQGHHCVFNPSSRTSPHRVVFDGSMRSRNGTSLNQVMLNGPVVQSELFDILILFRTYPFILTCDIQKMFRNVFINEHQRGLQNILWRDSPKDPINCLQLQTVTYGLKSSTFLATRALNELANMHKDQFPLAAQAIYKNTFVDDVLTGADDVETLQELKRQIVELLKLGSFSLHKWCSNHAPVLSDIPVEHRQIDSVEIGQNDTVKTLGLTLEINSDKLSFSCPAINEATILNTKRKILSFIGKMFDPLGLIGPVIVVAKLFMQELHSSMRKDWDSTIPSEKFLYWSNFLNNLKQMGQIKIERCVNFKLVSHVELVGYADASLKAFGSCLYLRVFMTDSSVQVNLLCSKSRVSPLSKSHTIPQLELSAALLLAQLASRVSKILNDRVPHKIFLYSDSQIVLWWIKTAAVKSTVYVKNRVKQIVELTENSQWLYVRSKDNPADLLSRGVEPHKLQECDLWWHGSPSLCDVNYTHTNLEEFNYDDIMTHVESHGTSFDASSDDVEGILCHTTNVEPLDLLKNYSNINKLQKVIGFIYRFYNNCLNRDNKITSSNLTARELRDSMTKIVRCTQADHFSKELVLLSKNKPVTISDQLVFLDKNGIIRAVGRLQNAENLSYDKRHPSILPKNSFVTDLIIEREHLRLMHAGARLVLGSLSQRHHLVNGIREVKKVVHKCIKCIRMKAEAAKQLMGDLPKERITQSRPFQHVGIDFCGPFNVKVSRIRKPIITKGYIALFVCFAVKAIHLELVSDLTTETFLACLKRFISRRGMPTNIFCDNAKTFKGACNTLKDLYDLFSSKDCRDSVNKYCSDNYITFNWIPSYSPTFGGIWESGVKSVKHHFKRIVGNLCLTYEQLNTVIIEIEGILNSRPILSAISNDCDYITPGHFICGAALTAYPEIDLTETSVNRVPFWRMCTKLKQDFWKTWSQSYLTQLQSRPKWKYQQTNLMEGDLVIVKDMNTSPLNWPMARIVKTFPGRDGLVRVADVKINNKIFRRAITKLCPLPVM
- the LOC134669616 gene encoding uncharacterized protein LOC134669616 isoform X3 — encoded protein: MSTEMEKLKKLRVIRSQCKGTITRIDNFVKDPVCLAAASADILEARKEKLISTLKDYEKVQMDILSIDEGDGEQVGDIEEKYYSILAKINSSLKMLNTKVTSECHNASTWPQHIAAPGAQCECGQAQGK
- the LOC134669616 gene encoding uncharacterized protein LOC134669616 isoform X2, with the translated sequence MWTSPGQIMMTVSSHYHLMLGCIKTENGPVFQNTMLGYIVGGSIPEQGHHCVFNPSSRTSPHRVVFDGSMRSRNGTSLNQVMLNGPVVQSELFDILILFRTYPFILTCDIQKMFRNVFINEHQRGLQNILWRDSPKDPINCLQLQTVTYGLKSSTFLATRALNELANMHKDQFPLAAQAIYKNTFVDDVLTGADDVETLQELKRQIVELLKLGSFSLHKWCSNHAPVLSDIPVEHRQIDSVEIGQNDTVKTLGLTLEINSDKLSFSCPAINEATILNTKRKILSFIGKMFDPLGLIGPVIVVAKLFMQELHSSMRKDWDSTIPSEKFLYWSNFLNNLKQMGQIKIERCVNFKLVSHVELVGYADASLKAFGSCLYLRVFMTDSSVQVNLLCSKSRVSPLSKSHTIPQLELSAALLLAQLASRVSKILNDRVPHKIFLYSDSQIVLWWIKTAAVKSTVYVKNRVKQIVELTENSQWLYVRSKDNPADLLSRGVEPHKLQECDLWWHGSPSLCDVNYTHTNLEEFNYDDIMTHVESHGTSFDASSDDVEGILCHTTNVEPLDLLKNYSNINKLQKVIGFIYRFYNNCLNRDNKITSSNLTARELRDSMTKIVRCTQADHFSKELVLLSKNKPVTISDQLVFLDKNGIIRAVGRLQNAENLSYDKRHPSILPKNSFVTDLIIEREHLRLMHAGARLVLGSLSQRHHLVNGIREVKKVVHKCIKCIRMKAEAAKQLMGDLPKERITQSRPFQHVGIDFCGPFNVKVSRIRKPIITKGYIALFVCFAVKAIHLELVSDLTTETFLACLKRFISRRGMPTNIFCDNAKTFKGACNTLKDLYDLFSSKDCRDSVNKYCSDNYITFNWIPSYSPTFGGIWESGVKSVKHHFKRIVGNLCLTYEQLNTVIIEIEGILNSRPILSAISNDCDYITPGHFICGAALTAYPEIDLTETSVNRVPFWRMCTKLKQDFWKTWSQSYLTQLQSRPKWKYQQTNLMEGDLVIVKDMNTSPLNWPMARIVKTFPGRDGLVRVADVKINNKIFRRAITKLCPLPVM